In Rissa tridactyla isolate bRisTri1 chromosome 8, bRisTri1.patW.cur.20221130, whole genome shotgun sequence, one genomic interval encodes:
- the AIMP2 gene encoding aminoacyl tRNA synthase complex-interacting multifunctional protein 2, with the protein MPMYKVRPFHGPGAVVRAEQLPGCMYRVPSLHRAAGPPQEEVDPSLQALESRQEEILKRLYELKSAVDGLSKMIQTPDADLDVTNIIQSDDCSPLPTNGADLDLMLGKDYGALKDIVINANPSLPPLSLLVLHSLLCERYKILSAVHTHSSVKSVPENLLKCFGEQTKKQPRHEYQLGFTLIWKDVPKPQMKFSIQTMCPIEGEGNIARFLFSLFGQKYNAVTSTLIDSWVDTAIFQLKEGSSKERGAVLRSMNAALGKTPWLVGNELSVADVVAWCVLQQTGSTNAAPANVQKWMKSCENLAPFSSVMKLLK; encoded by the exons ATGCCCATGTACAAGGTGCGGCCCTTCCACGGGCCCGGCGCGGTGGTGCGGGCCGAGCAGCTGCCGGGCTGTATGTACCGGGTGCCCAGCCTGCACCGCGCCGCCGGCCCGCCGCAG GAAGAGGTTGACCCGTCACTTCAAGCACTTGAATCCCGCCAGGAGGAGATCCTAAAACGCTTGTACGAACTGAAGAGCGCCGTCGATGGTCTCTCAAAGATGATACAGACCCCAGATGCTGACTTAGATGTAACTAATATCATTCAAAGTGATGACTGTTCTCCTTTGCCAACAAATGGAGCAGACCTAGATCTGATGCTTGGAAAG GATTATGGTGCCCTGAAAGATATTGTAATCAATGCAAATCCTTCTCTGCCTCCGCTGTCATTACTGGTACTACACAGTCTGCTTTGTGAACGCTATAAGATATTATCAGCTGTTCACACACATTCATCGGTGAAAAGCGTGCCAGAAAACCTCTTGAAGTGCTTTGGGGAGCAGACCAAGAAGCAACCACGTCATGAATATCAGCTGGGCTTTACTCTTATTTGGAAGGATG ttccaAAACCCCAGATGAAGTTTAGCATTCAAACAATGTGCCCAATTGAAGGAGAGGGGAACATCGCCAGATTCCTCTTTTCCCTGTTTGGCCAGAAGTACAATGCCGTTACTTCTACTCTGATTGACAGCTGGGTGGATACAGCCATCTTCCAGCTgaaggaaggcagcagcaaggagagaggAGCGGTTTTGCGCTCCATGAACGCTGCCCTGGGCAAGACACCTTGGCTGGTGGGAAACGAACTCAGCGTAGCAGACGTTGTTGCATGGTGTGTGCTCCAGCAGACAGGGAGCACAAATGCTGCCCCAGCCAACGTGCAAAAATGGATGAAGTCGTGTGAGAACCTGGCACCTTTCAGCTCCGTCATGAAGCTCCTGAAGTAA
- the PMS2 gene encoding mismatch repair endonuclease PMS2, whose product MEAAAPGPQPARAIKPIDRKSVHRICSGQVVLNLGTAVKELVENSLDAGATNIDIKLKDHGAELIEVSDNGGGVEEENFEALTLKHYTSKIQDFSDLIHVETFGFRGEALSSLCALSDVTIFTCHKSAKVGTRLVFDHNGKITQKTPFPRQQGTTVNIQQLFYTLPVRHKEFQRNIKKEYAKMVQLLQAYCIVSKGVRINCTNQVGQGKKSSVVSTTGSASLKENIGAVFGQKQLQSLIPFVQLPPNEAVCEEYGLDATDIPQNLYSIAGFISRCDHGVGRSTTDRQFFFINQRPCDPAKVVKLVNEVYHLYNKHQYPFVVLNICVDSECVDINVTPDKRQILLQEEKLLLAILKTSLMEMFGSDVNKLNVNQKLLDIAGNLKKMLPEEAQKPQVETLLGSETENPSGNGKRIMTLARLRESFSLHQTAESNFRSPKKVKRQHSSPRQMSLDTTLCTVKTQKAVLTKKSESCHKMDSKISIPSGYLRKLEDNADSGFCSTSESDAGCSTPESGSCINSESVISPPEEEFCSSEEQLQNECLKTVGCSDKSLEGDVQVLGTEHQLNQVNDWTNQNKLSQEANSSFSRVKCFKNRSFKSEADDFKAGKCPEVKNTRNGMTTVDVLVEVKKKTVPLEFSMKVLAEKVKKIIQQQQKRTETQNYRRFKAKISPGENKVAEDELRKEISKEMFAKMEIIGQFNLGFIIAKLNSDLFIIDQHATDEKYNFEMLQQHTVLQGQKLIVPQNLNLTAVNETVLIENLEIFRKNGFDFVINENAPVTQRVKLISLPTSKNWTFGPQDIDELIFMLSDCPGVMCRPSRVRQMFASRACRKSVMIGTALNVQEMRKLITHMGEIEHPWNCPHGRPTMRHIVSLDLISPE is encoded by the exons ATGGAGGCAGCAGCGCCGGG cccgCAGCCTGCCAGAGCCATCAAGCCCATCGACCGCAAGTCCGTCCATCGGATCTGCTCGGGGCAGGTCGTGCTGAACCTCGGCACTGCCGTCAAGGAGTTGGTGGAAAACAGCCTGGACGCTGGAGCTACCAACATCG ATATAAAGCtgaaagatcatggagcagaaCTGATAGAGGTTTCGGATAATGGAGGTGGAGTGGAAGAGGAAAACTTTGAAGCTTTGA CTCTGAAACATTATACATCAAAGATACAAGATTTTTCTGATCTAATACATGTTGAAACATTTGGGTTTCGAGGTGAAGCTCTGAGTTCACTGTGTGCATTAAG TGATGTTACCATTTTTACCTGCCACAAGTCTGCAAAGGTTGGGACTCGTTTGGTATTTGATCACAATGGTAAAATTACTCAGAAAACTCCTTTTCCACGACAACAAGGAACAACTGTTAACATACAGCAGTTATTTTATACTTTGCCGGTGCGGCATAAGGAAtttcaaagaaacattaaaaag gAATATGCAAAAATGGTCCAGCTATTGCAGGCGTACTGTATTGTTTCAAAAGGAGTGCGGATTAACTGCACTAATCAAGTCggccaagggaaaaaaagctccGTGGTATCCACTACTGGAAGTGCTAGCTTAAAGGAGAACATTGGAGCAGTATTTGGGCAAAAACAG ttgcagaGCCTCATTCCTTTTGTTCAGTTACCTCCTAATGAAGCTGTTTGTGAAGAATATGGCCTCGACGCTACTGACATACCACAGAATCTTTATAg CATTGCAGGCTTCATTTCTCGTTGTGATCATGGTGTTGGAAGGAGTACAACAGACAGACAGTTTTTCTTTATCAACCAACGTCCATGTGATCCAGCAAAG GTTGTCAAGCTTGTGAATGAAGTTTATCACTTGTACAATAAACACCAGTATCCATTTGTTGTCCTTAACATTTGTGTAGATTCTG agTGTGTTGACATCAATGTAACTCCAGACAAAAGGCAAATTTTACTTCAGGAGGAAAAGCTTTTATTAgcaattttaaaaacttctctgaTGGAAATGTTTGGTAGCGATGTTAACAAACTGAACGTCAATCAGAAACTTCTGGACATTGCAG GCAACTTGAAGAAGATGCTTCCTGAAGAGGCACAAAAGCCTCAGGTAGAAACGCTGCTTGGCTCCGAGACTGAAAATCCAAGTGGTAACGGAAAAAGAATAATGACTCTTGCCAGATTAAGGGAGTCATTCTCCCTCCACCAAACGGCAGAAAGTAATTTTCGAAGCCCTAAAAAGGTAAAACGGCAGCACAGCTCCCCTAGACAAATGTCACTTGATACCACTTTGTGTACTGTAAAGACTCAAAAGGCTGTCTTGACCAAGAAGTCCGAGAGTTGTCATAAGATGGACTCAAAGATATCAATTCCAAGCGGATATTTGAGAAAGTTAGAAGATAATGCAGATTCTGGATTCTGTAGCACTTCTGAGTCAGATGCCGGATGTAGTACACCAGAATCTGGGAGCTGCATCAATAGTGAAAGTGTAATTAGTCCTCCTGAAGAAGAATTCTGCAGCTCAGAAGAACAACTTCAAAATGAATGTCTTAAAACTGTTGGATGTAGCGACAAATCATTGGAAGGTGATGTTCAGGTCTTGGGCACTGAACATCAGTTAAATCAAGTGAATGACTGGACTAATCAAAATAAGTTATCTCAAGAAGCCAATAGTTCTTTCTCAagagtaaaatgttttaaaaacagaagctttAAAAGTGAAGCAGATGACTTCAAGGCAGGGAAATGTCCTGAAGTGAAGAATACTAGGAACGGTATGACAACTGTTGATGTACTGGtggaagttaaaaagaaaactgtgccACTTGAATTCTCTATGAAGGTTTtagcagaaaaggtaaaaaagataatacagcaacaacagaaaagaacagaaacacaaaattacagaagatttaaagcaaaaattagTCCTGGAGAAAATAAAGTAGCAGAAGATGAATTAAGAAAAGAGATCAG taaagaaatgtttgcaAAAATGGAAATCATTGGCCAGTTCAATTTAGGGTTTATAATAGCAAAGTTGAATTCTGATCTTTTCATAATTGACCAACATGCTACGGATGAGAAATACAACTTTGAGATGTTACAACAACACACTGTTCTTCAAGGTCAGAAGCTGATAGT gcCTCAAAATCTCAATTTAACAGCTGTAAATGAAACTGTATTGATTGAAAAcctggaaatattcagaaaaaacgGGTTTGATTTTGTCATAAATGAAAATG CTCCCGTAACTCAAAGAGTTAAATTAATCTCGTTGCCAACAAGCAAAAACTGGACTTTTGGTCCACAAGACATAGATGAGCTGATCTTCATGTTAAGTGACTGCCCTGGAGTCATGTGCAGGCCCTCCAGGGTCAGACAGATGTTTGCTTCTCGAGCTTGCAGGAAGTCT GTGATGATTGGAACTGCGCTGAATGTGCAGGAGATGAGAAAACTGATCACCCACATGGGTGAGATTGAGCATCCCTGGAACTGCCCCCACGGAAGGCCTACCATGAGACACATAGTCAGTTTAGACTTGATTTCACCAGAATAA
- the LOC128914103 gene encoding radial spoke head 10 homolog B2-like isoform X2, with protein sequence MAKDKKKDSKKTEKSVHPPSPAQDATAEGSSTKLTDLQTLVNKEEETQANPVIPDKEPEEVEEPPVQDVPQYYEEPVLTEVIVKSYEGEKVHGLYEGEGFAYFEGGNTYKGMFSEGLMHGHGTYTWADGVKYEGTFVKNVQMFNGRYTWNDGSVYEGSIKNGVRHGFGFFRSGTRPVSYIGYWCKGKRHGKGTLYYDQEHTSWYSGDWVNNVKEGWGMRCYKSGNIYEGQWEKNVRHGKGRMRWLTADQEYTGQWVYGIQHGYGTHIWFLKRMPASQYPLRNEYIGDFVNGQRHGRGKFIYASGAVYDGEWVCNKKHGKGKFVFKNGHVYEGEFIDDCIVEYPPFRVDAEELRAVCTGSNFGTENFTVINGPESTSILGSNIELDISSLLDLLPREERHEEVKQVEFAVLRHITELRRIYTFYSSLGCDRSLDNTFLMTKLQFWRFLKDCQFHHSNITLAEMDRTLRGDKTPLEEIHCPHETLLFRTFLSYLIRLAFRIYHDEHKEKGPYLQKCFLEMMSRNVIPAACCIQGVLFSEERCTVFAMSYINKCWEVYRAFCRPSSRPPFEPTMKMRHFLWMFNDFKLLGEQLTTSRLVEILVKDGPSLHDSSSTNLEQELVFLEFVEALLDCALVYVTSDMIKEQVDCDYQKISSFRIGSLSEGTTNVSLYPEHSLPQCTYSRSIIDTDRNDDVSEADELYSGLSSSKIVVSQDEIKKYEPLRPREDRGRSRQEFLLDAVLSLHTTHGGIKEGPSLFVWDAEKERDFYPAKEVTDEPKEAKTEQDEEFSLQMHRVQIFFTTKFFPAYQHEKALREKIKENRLRDVELAELRKIKDEELARLIAGREAEEAKRQEAAAAEKTFDSKSADFEELVTQEEAPTVAPPVVTKVPAGKKRRKK encoded by the exons ATGgcaaaggacaagaagaaagacagcaagaagacagaaaaatctgtaCATCCTCCTAGTCCAGCACAGGACGCTACAGCTGAGGGTAGTTCAACAAAGCTGACAGATTTGCAGACCTTAGTgaacaaagaggaagaaacacaGGCAAATCCAGTGATACCAGATAAAGAACCAGAGGAGGTAGAGGAGCCTCCAGTCCAAGATGTTCCTCAATACTACGAGGAGCCTGTTCTTACTGAAGTTATTGTGAAAAG CTATGAAGGTGAAAAAGTCCATGGATTGTATGAGGGTGAAGGATTTGCATATTTTGAGGGTGGAAATACATATAAG GGCATGTTTTCTGAAGGGCTTATGCATGGACACGGGACTTACACGTGGGCTGATGGAGTGAAGTACGAG GGAACATTTGTTAAGAACGTGCAGATGTTTAATGGCCGTTACACATGGAATGACGGCAGCGTTTACGAAGGATCAATCAAGAATGGAGTTAGGCATGGATTTGGATTTTTTAGGAGTGGTACTCGTCCTGTTTCTTACATTGGCTATTGGTGCAAAGGCAAAAGACATGGAAAG GGTACCCTTTATTATGATCAGGAGCATACCTCTTGGTATTCAGGTGACTGGGTAAATAATGTCAAGGAAGGATGGGGAATGAGATG CTATAAGTCTGGAAATATCTATGAAGGTCAGTGGGAGAAAAATGTACGTCatggaaaaggaagaatgagATGGTTGACAGCTGATCAAGAGTATACGGGCCAGTGGGTATATGGCATACAG CATGGATATGGCACCCACATATGGTTTTTGAAGAGAATGCCTGCATCTCAGTATCCTTTGAGGAATGAATACATAGGTGATTTTGTAAACGGGCAACGACACGGACGTGGGAAGTTCATATATGCCAGTGGAGCAGTATATGATGGTGAATGGGTTTGTAATAAGAAGCACGGCAAG GGAAAGTTTGTCTTCAAGAATGGTCATGTTTATGAAGGAGAGTTCATAGATGATTGTATAGTAGAATATCCTCCTTTTCGAGTGGATGCAGAAGAGCTGAGAGCCGTTTGCACAGGAAGCAATTTTGGCACTG AAAACTTCACAGTCATTAATGGCCCAGAAAGTACATCTATTCTGGGATCGAATATTGAGTTGGATATATCTTCACTGCTTGACTTGTTGCCCAGGGAAGAGAGACATGAAGAAGTGAAACAA GTAGAATTTGCTGTGTTGAGGCATATTACAGAACTGAGAAGAATTTACACATTCTACAGCAGCTTAGGCTGTGATCGTTCTCTTGATAACACCTTCCTCATGACTAAGCTCCAATTTTGGAGATTTCTGAAGGACTGCCAGTTTCATCACTCCAACATAACTCTTGCTGAAATGGATCGGACACTGAGGG GTGATAAAACACCACTTGAGGAGATACATTGTCCACATGAGACTTTACTGTTCAGAACATTTCTATCTTACCTTATCCGTCTAGCATTTCGTATCTATCATGACGAGCACAA AGAGAAAGGTCCTTATCTGCAGAAGTGTTTCTTAGAAATGATGTCCAGGAATGTTATTCCTGCTGCCTGTTGTATCCAAG gtgtcttgttttctgaagaaCGATGTACAGTTTTTGCCATGAGCTACATCAACAAATGCTGGGAAGTTTACAGAGCTTTTTGTAGACCAAGTAGCAGACCTCCGTTTGAACCCACAATGAAAATGAGGCACTTCCTTTGGATGTTTAAT GATTTTAAACTTCTCGGCGAACAATTAACTACTTCAAGACTTGTGGAAATACTTGTCAAAGACGGTCCTTCTCTACATGATAGCAGTAGTACCAACCTGGAGCAGGAG TTGGTTTTTCTTGAATTTGTTGAAGCTCTTCTGGATTGTGCGTTGGTGTATGTTACCAGTGATATGATTAAGGAGCAAGTAGATTGTGATTATCAGAAAATAAGTAGCTTTAGAATCGGGAGTCTCTCCGAGGGAACCACAAACGTGTCTCTGTACCCAGAACATTCTCTGCCTCAG tGCACTTACAGCAGAAGTATAATTGATACAGACAGAAACGATGATGTTTCTGAGGCAGATGAGCTTTATTCAGGGTTGTCTTCAAGCAAAATTGTCGTCTCACaagatgaaataaagaaatacGAG CCACTGAGACCTCGTGAAGACAGAGGGCGTTCTCGTCAAGAATTTCTCTTGG ATGCTGTCCTCTCACTTCACACAACTCATGGAGGTATCAAAGAAGGTCCGTCATTGTTCGTGTGGGATGCAGAAAAAGAACGTGATTTCTATCCAGCAAAGGAAGTGACAG ATGAACCAAAAGAAGCCAAAACTGAACAAGATGAGGAATTTAGTCTGCAGATGCATCGGGTGCAGATCTTTTTTACAACTAAGTTCTTCCCTGCCTACCAGCATGAAAAAGCgctgagggaaaaaataaaagaaaatcgaCTACGGGATGTTGAATTAGCCGAGCTGAGAAAGATCAAGGATGAGGAGCTGGCAAG ACTTATtgctggaagagaagcagaagaggcaaagaggcaagaagcagctgcagcagaaaaaaCATTTGACTCCAAGAGTGCAGATTTTGAGGAGCTCGTGACGCAGGAAGAGGCACCCACTGTAGCACCCCCAGTTGTCACCAAGGTGCCTGCtggcaaaaagagaaggaagaaataa
- the LOC128914103 gene encoding radial spoke head 10 homolog B2-like isoform X1 — MAKDKKKDSKKTEKSVHPPSPAQDATAEGSSTKLTDLQTLVNKEEETQANPVIPDKEPEEVEEPPVQDVPQYYEEPVLTEVIVKSYEGEKVHGLYEGEGFAYFEGGNTYKGMFSEGLMHGHGTYTWADGVKYEGTFVKNVQMFNGRYTWNDGSVYEGSIKNGVRHGFGFFRSGTRPVSYIGYWCKGKRHGKGTLYYDQEHTSWYSGDWVNNVKEGWGMRCYKSGNIYEGQWEKNVRHGKGRMRWLTADQEYTGQWVYGIQHGYGTHIWFLKRMPASQYPLRNEYIGDFVNGQRHGRGKFIYASGAVYDGEWVCNKKHGKGKFVFKNGHVYEGEFIDDCIVEYPPFRVDAEELRAVCTGSNFGTENFTVINGPESTSILGSNIELDISSLLDLLPREERHEEVKQVEFAVLRHITELRRIYTFYSSLGCDRSLDNTFLMTKLQFWRFLKDCQFHHSNITLAEMDRTLRGDKTPLEEIHCPHETLLFRTFLSYLIRLAFRIYHDEHKEKGPYLQKCFLEMMSRNVIPAACCIQGVLFSEERCTVFAMSYINKCWEVYRAFCRPSSRPPFEPTMKMRHFLWMFNDFKLLGEQLTTSRLVEILVKDGPSLHDSSSTNLEQELVFLEFVEALLDCALVYVTSDMIKEQVDCDYQKISSFRIGSLSEGTTNVSLYPEHSLPQCTYSRSIIDTDRNDDVSEADELYSGLSSSKIVVSQDEIKKYESRHFVTGFKTSCQPLRPREDRGRSRQEFLLDAVLSLHTTHGGIKEGPSLFVWDAEKERDFYPAKEVTDEPKEAKTEQDEEFSLQMHRVQIFFTTKFFPAYQHEKALREKIKENRLRDVELAELRKIKDEELARLIAGREAEEAKRQEAAAAEKTFDSKSADFEELVTQEEAPTVAPPVVTKVPAGKKRRKK, encoded by the exons ATGgcaaaggacaagaagaaagacagcaagaagacagaaaaatctgtaCATCCTCCTAGTCCAGCACAGGACGCTACAGCTGAGGGTAGTTCAACAAAGCTGACAGATTTGCAGACCTTAGTgaacaaagaggaagaaacacaGGCAAATCCAGTGATACCAGATAAAGAACCAGAGGAGGTAGAGGAGCCTCCAGTCCAAGATGTTCCTCAATACTACGAGGAGCCTGTTCTTACTGAAGTTATTGTGAAAAG CTATGAAGGTGAAAAAGTCCATGGATTGTATGAGGGTGAAGGATTTGCATATTTTGAGGGTGGAAATACATATAAG GGCATGTTTTCTGAAGGGCTTATGCATGGACACGGGACTTACACGTGGGCTGATGGAGTGAAGTACGAG GGAACATTTGTTAAGAACGTGCAGATGTTTAATGGCCGTTACACATGGAATGACGGCAGCGTTTACGAAGGATCAATCAAGAATGGAGTTAGGCATGGATTTGGATTTTTTAGGAGTGGTACTCGTCCTGTTTCTTACATTGGCTATTGGTGCAAAGGCAAAAGACATGGAAAG GGTACCCTTTATTATGATCAGGAGCATACCTCTTGGTATTCAGGTGACTGGGTAAATAATGTCAAGGAAGGATGGGGAATGAGATG CTATAAGTCTGGAAATATCTATGAAGGTCAGTGGGAGAAAAATGTACGTCatggaaaaggaagaatgagATGGTTGACAGCTGATCAAGAGTATACGGGCCAGTGGGTATATGGCATACAG CATGGATATGGCACCCACATATGGTTTTTGAAGAGAATGCCTGCATCTCAGTATCCTTTGAGGAATGAATACATAGGTGATTTTGTAAACGGGCAACGACACGGACGTGGGAAGTTCATATATGCCAGTGGAGCAGTATATGATGGTGAATGGGTTTGTAATAAGAAGCACGGCAAG GGAAAGTTTGTCTTCAAGAATGGTCATGTTTATGAAGGAGAGTTCATAGATGATTGTATAGTAGAATATCCTCCTTTTCGAGTGGATGCAGAAGAGCTGAGAGCCGTTTGCACAGGAAGCAATTTTGGCACTG AAAACTTCACAGTCATTAATGGCCCAGAAAGTACATCTATTCTGGGATCGAATATTGAGTTGGATATATCTTCACTGCTTGACTTGTTGCCCAGGGAAGAGAGACATGAAGAAGTGAAACAA GTAGAATTTGCTGTGTTGAGGCATATTACAGAACTGAGAAGAATTTACACATTCTACAGCAGCTTAGGCTGTGATCGTTCTCTTGATAACACCTTCCTCATGACTAAGCTCCAATTTTGGAGATTTCTGAAGGACTGCCAGTTTCATCACTCCAACATAACTCTTGCTGAAATGGATCGGACACTGAGGG GTGATAAAACACCACTTGAGGAGATACATTGTCCACATGAGACTTTACTGTTCAGAACATTTCTATCTTACCTTATCCGTCTAGCATTTCGTATCTATCATGACGAGCACAA AGAGAAAGGTCCTTATCTGCAGAAGTGTTTCTTAGAAATGATGTCCAGGAATGTTATTCCTGCTGCCTGTTGTATCCAAG gtgtcttgttttctgaagaaCGATGTACAGTTTTTGCCATGAGCTACATCAACAAATGCTGGGAAGTTTACAGAGCTTTTTGTAGACCAAGTAGCAGACCTCCGTTTGAACCCACAATGAAAATGAGGCACTTCCTTTGGATGTTTAAT GATTTTAAACTTCTCGGCGAACAATTAACTACTTCAAGACTTGTGGAAATACTTGTCAAAGACGGTCCTTCTCTACATGATAGCAGTAGTACCAACCTGGAGCAGGAG TTGGTTTTTCTTGAATTTGTTGAAGCTCTTCTGGATTGTGCGTTGGTGTATGTTACCAGTGATATGATTAAGGAGCAAGTAGATTGTGATTATCAGAAAATAAGTAGCTTTAGAATCGGGAGTCTCTCCGAGGGAACCACAAACGTGTCTCTGTACCCAGAACATTCTCTGCCTCAG tGCACTTACAGCAGAAGTATAATTGATACAGACAGAAACGATGATGTTTCTGAGGCAGATGAGCTTTATTCAGGGTTGTCTTCAAGCAAAATTGTCGTCTCACaagatgaaataaagaaatacGAG TCCAGGCATTTTGTAACTGGATTTAAAACTTCTTGCCAGCCACTGAGACCTCGTGAAGACAGAGGGCGTTCTCGTCAAGAATTTCTCTTGG ATGCTGTCCTCTCACTTCACACAACTCATGGAGGTATCAAAGAAGGTCCGTCATTGTTCGTGTGGGATGCAGAAAAAGAACGTGATTTCTATCCAGCAAAGGAAGTGACAG ATGAACCAAAAGAAGCCAAAACTGAACAAGATGAGGAATTTAGTCTGCAGATGCATCGGGTGCAGATCTTTTTTACAACTAAGTTCTTCCCTGCCTACCAGCATGAAAAAGCgctgagggaaaaaataaaagaaaatcgaCTACGGGATGTTGAATTAGCCGAGCTGAGAAAGATCAAGGATGAGGAGCTGGCAAG ACTTATtgctggaagagaagcagaagaggcaaagaggcaagaagcagctgcagcagaaaaaaCATTTGACTCCAAGAGTGCAGATTTTGAGGAGCTCGTGACGCAGGAAGAGGCACCCACTGTAGCACCCCCAGTTGTCACCAAGGTGCCTGCtggcaaaaagagaaggaagaaataa